From the genome of Nicotiana tabacum cultivar K326 chromosome 17, ASM71507v2, whole genome shotgun sequence:
GAAAACATAATATTAAACTCTGTCAAATTTAAATTCTGGATGCTCCGACCACTTCTATAGCCAAACATAATAGAAGGTAAAAACAAGTTCTTGAAAAACAAAGATTAGTAATTGTGATAAAAGGAGAGATGACAAACTAATCAAGAATGAATTTTTAACAACGTTatataaagaatgaaagaaattaAAGAGGATACCTTGAGGACTACAAATAGGAGGCTCTTCAAAGAGAGAAAGAGACATCTGTTTATGAGCCAAACCAATGTCAAACAAGATCAAACCAGAAGAAGGATCATAAACTATGATGTCTTTCACTGGCAACCAAAGGAacagctcttcttgagaaaggcCCTCCACTCCAATTAATCCACCATAGCTAAGGTTAGCTCTCACAACACTGTCAAAGAACACCCTTGTCTCAAATTTTGCAACACAAGGACTGTCCAAGTAGACTTGGAGATGACCATGTTGATCAAGATCATATGATTTTACAGCATTCTTTGGGAATAGCCCAGCTGGGAGGCCCCTGCTTCTGAGAAGGTCATGGATTGAAGCTGAGGAAATGGTGAAAGAGAAGAGAAAGATGGATAGAAAAAGTGTATATATCTTGAGGAGGCTGTGAAGGTTGGCCATGGATTAGGTAGTGGTGTAAAAATGGTTCAAAGGGAGGAAGAAAAAAGGGTCGATTTTAACAAGGTTTATGGTGT
Proteins encoded in this window:
- the LOC107774602 gene encoding uncharacterized protein LOC107774602 — translated: MANLHSLLKIYTLFLSIFLFSFTISSASIHDLLRSRGLPAGLFPKNAVKSYDLDQHGHLQVYLDSPCVAKFETRVFFDSVVRANLSYGGLIGVEGLSQEELFLWLPVKDIIVYDPSSGLILFDIGLAHKQMSLSLFEEPPICSPQGNGGVLMKKEGRKETGFQIERYKDLAVSGI